CCGGCGTGAGCACCGCCCCGCCACCCAGGGCCAGCACGCCGTCGTGGTCGCGCAGGGCATCGGCGACCGCGGCGACCTCGAGTTCGCGGAACGCCGGTTCGCCGTCGTCGACGAAGATCTGCGAGACCGGCTTGCCGGCCTTCGTGGCGATGTCGCTGTCGGTGTCGCGGAACCCGACCCCGAGCCGGTGCGCCAACGACCGTCCGACCGTGGTCTTGCCCGCACCGGGCGCCCCGATCAGCACGACGCGCGGACTCACGGAGTCCAGCCCAGACCGCGGTCGGCCAGCGAGGCGCGGTAGGCCGCGATGTTGCGGGCAGTCTCGGCGACGCTGTCGCCGCCGAACTTCTCCAGCACGGCGTCGGCCAGCACCATGGCCACCATCGCCTCGGCCACCACCCCGGCCGCCGGCACCGCGCACACGTCAGAGCGCTGATGGTGGGCGACCGACTCCTCGCCGGTGGCGACGTCGACCGTGGCGAGGGCGCGCGGGATGGTGGAGATCGGCTTCATGGCCGCGCGCACCCTGAGCGTCTCACCGGTGGACATGCCCCCTTCGGTGCCGCCGGACTTGCCGGTGCGCCGGCGCACGCCGGGGCGTCCCGGCAGGATCTCGTCCTGCGCGAGCGAGCCGCGGGTGCGGGCGAGCTCGAAGCCGTCGCCGAGCTCCACGCCCTTGATCGCCTGAATGCTCATCAGGGCGGCGGCCAGCCTGGCGTCCAGCTTGCGGTCCCAGTGCACGTGGCTGCCGAGGCCGGGGGGCAGGCCGTAGGCCAGCACCTCGACGACCCCGCCCATGGTGTCGCCCTCCTTGTGGCAGGCGTCGATCTCGGCGACCATCAGCGCCGAGGTCTCCGGATCGAGGCAGCGCACCGGGTCGGCGTCTATGCGCTCGCCGTCGCCCGGCTCGGGGAGCAGCCCAGCGGGCGCCCTGA
The window above is part of the Sporichthyaceae bacterium genome. Proteins encoded here:
- the aroC gene encoding chorismate synthase; its protein translation is RAPAGLLPEPGDGERIDADPVRCLDPETSALMVAEIDACHKEGDTMGGVVEVLAYGLPPGLGSHVHWDRKLDARLAAALMSIQAIKGVELGDGFELARTRGSLAQDEILPGRPGVRRRTGKSGGTEGGMSTGETLRVRAAMKPISTIPRALATVDVATGEESVAHHQRSDVCAVPAAGVVAEAMVAMVLADAVLEKFGGDSVAETARNIAAYRASLADRGLGWTP